CGGTCTATAACGCCGCCTTTACTCAATCCCCACTACGTCCCGTGCGATGAGGACGTCTTCTTCGCCGTCTCTGACCCTGACGGTGCCAGATGATCTGTGTCGATGGGCCGGAACGGCGGAATGGGTTGTCCGGGATAATAGACCGGCCCCTTGTAGTTCTGATCCAACTGGCTTGCGTTTAAGCTGTCGACCAGCATATCACCTGTGCCGTCTTCGTAATGAGTGCGAGCCCCGGTTTTGGGGATTGTGGACGTTCCCTCAGTCGCCCTCGCATCGAACGATGTTGCAGCCGTCCGGACAATATCACCAGCATGTGCGACCGACTGGCTCAGTAGAGACAAGCCCAGAGCAGCGCACGACAGAGATATTTTCATCCTCTTCATGCTCATGACCTTTCGAGATTCTTCCCCGGTCGGATGAATGGCCGGGGAAGAGTTTTCGTCACGCCATCAGGCTGCCTCTTTCCGCGCCTCGATCTGGGGCACGGCTTCCTCCGCACGTGTTGTAGAGGAGGTAATCGCGATACGACGCGGCTTCATCGCTTCGGGTATCTCACGTTTCAGGGTAATGGACAGAAGTCCGTTCTCGAAGTGCGTATCGGTGACTTTCATATGCTCGGCCAGATCGAAGCGGCGTTCGAATTCTCTGCCCGCAATACCCCGATGGAGATATTCGGCGGCGCTTTGCGGCTCTTGCGCCTTTCGTCCTGTCACGACAAGAGTATTACGCTCCTGTGTGATCGTAAGGTCATTCTCGGCAAGTCCGGCAACCGCCATGTCGATCCGGTAATCATCCTCACCGGTCTTGACGATATCGTAAGGCGGCCAGTTATCGACCGTCGGAATCCGGCTGGCGAGATCAAGGGCATTGAGCATTCTGTCAAAACCCACGCTCGAACGGAACAGGGGAGCAAAATCAACGGTGGCTCTCATAGCCATATCCTCCTTTGAGCAACATGGACACAAGATCAAAACTGATAGTTCTGTCTGCCGACCCCTTCGGCGGCCGGCAAATTCAATCTGGGAACTCCGTGCATGGTGTCAAGAGGCATCAAAAATGCAGAAAGGCTGGTTTGGGCTTCCTCTATCGTTCGCGTTTTCATTGCCTGCGCGTCTTCGCGAGTGAGACGGACCCATGCCCGTTTCACGAGCATCGTGCTATAAAGCATCGTCGCGTGTTCAGAGTGGACCAGGAGAATGCCTGATAGCGTCAGATGGAAGTTGCGGGCCGCGGCTTTCGCCGCGACCATGCTGAGTGCCGCTCCGGCGGAGGCCAGGCCGTGGATTTATGCTGGACCTCCAGTTGTCGTTCCACCACCAGTCGTGGTCGCGCCGCCACCTCCGCCTGTCGTGATTGCACCGCCTCCCCTCACGATCATTCGCCCCCCACCACCGGTGCCACCCTACGAAATGGTGCCATTGCCACGCCGAGGCTATGTCTGGGAGCCGGGCCGCTGGTTCTGGACTCCGCGCGGCTACATCTGGCGGAGAGGCTGGTGGCGGCGCTGGTGAACTCTGCCGTCTATGATGCCGCGAAGACCCGTTGAACTCTTGCATGCTTTCCGTGATAAAGAGCCTCGCGTAACGGAGGGGAACCTCTACCAACGCGAGCGACCACATCGCGTGCAAGTTGGGCCACGCCCAGCACGGCGCTCGGCTCACCTGGTCTCCAGGCGGCGTTTTGGGGCAGAAAAACCAAGGGGCTTACCTGCCCCGTCACGATCCGGCCCGATGGTAAAAGCAGGTGTAGCAACGCCGTGAATTACGCGGCGCTCAAC
The window above is part of the Komagataeibacter sucrofermentans DSM 15973 genome. Proteins encoded here:
- a CDS encoding YXWGXW repeat-containing protein codes for the protein MVPLPRRGYVWEPGRWFWTPRGYIWRRGWWRRW
- a CDS encoding Hsp20 family protein yields the protein MRATVDFAPLFRSSVGFDRMLNALDLASRIPTVDNWPPYDIVKTGEDDYRIDMAVAGLAENDLTITQERNTLVVTGRKAQEPQSAAEYLHRGIAGREFERRFDLAEHMKVTDTHFENGLLSITLKREIPEAMKPRRIAITSSTTRAEEAVPQIEARKEAA